The sequence below is a genomic window from Aureispira sp. CCB-E.
TTGTTTTTCAATCTCCATAAAATCTGAAGTGGTGGATTTCTTAATCTTGTTTGACTTTACAGCTCCTGCTACTTGGATGGCTCCACCAAAAAGCAATAGTTTTTCTGTTAAGGTCGTTTTACCACCATCAGGATGGGCAATTACAGCAAATGTTCTGCGTCTTTGAATTTCTTCTTTAAAATTGGCCATGGTATGTTTACTAATTATAAAATGCAAAATATTGGAAAAGTCTGCAAAAATAAGGATTTTATACTGAAGTGATAATAAAAGCGAAGGTTTTCATTTATAGAAGCATAAAAACATAAAAAAGAGATGGCTTGTTTATAGAAGGAATAAGGTATAATGAATGCTTTTGAAACGTCTTTACAAGAGGAGAAGAATAATTTTTAAAACTTAAGGTTATGCAATTATTATTTACAGGGCACTTGATATCTGCTATTATTTTGTTTTTCATGGGAATAATTCACGTGCGATCACTTCAAGTAGTAATTGCAAACATAGAAGTAGTAGGCTTTGATCCCATCGCTTATGATGAACCTGCACATAACTTTGCCATACGTGCCGTATTTTTTTGTGCTTTGACTATATTTGTGGGTTACAAAACTCGAGCAAGATTGCCCTTGATAGGTGCTTTCTTAGTAGGCAATGGGAGTTGTTTTTTAGGTTTTGGCTTGATAATGATTGGAGTACCTCGTTATGTCAATATGTATGATGCCTTTTGGTATTGGTGTTTTTACATGGGAGCAAATCTTATTTTAACCATTATAGCCATTGCCCAATATGAAAAAGCGGCACCAATAACGCCCATTTATCAGGATAATGTTTTAGATGATTTTTTAGACGATTTTTTAGACAAATAGTGCATATTTTTGCTAGAAGATAGATTATGACAACATTAAAAGAGACCACACTAAAGGAAGAAACAGTGCTTTATGCTACTACTTTTCCTGTGGGAACAATTATTTGCGAGCATCCAGTTGCTGATACTTCAGACATTGTTTGTTCTATCAAGATTATTGCCCCTCAAAAAATCTTGGATCAAAGTGTGGTTCAGATGCAGTTGACAGGAAGCACCGTATTATTTCCTTCTCAAACAACGTTTTATTACAAGATAAAAAATGAAGCGGTTGAGTATGCTTCAGAGAATGTCCCAGCTTCTGTAGCACTTCAAGAAGATTTGCAGGTTGTAGGTTTTTCAATTCCTGCTTCGTCTCAACTCATGTTCTTAACCAATACTAGCCAAGCTTTTGTTGGAGAAGAAGAGGAGTCTGATCGTTTGCAAGCGAATGATTTTAGAGCGACAGTATTAATTTTATTAAAGGAGAAAATAACTTTAGGGCGAACAACCTTGCCTAAAGAATCTCATATATACCTTACGGGCAAAGAATTGTCTTGGAGCTATTTTGGAGAAGATGCCAACCAGAACAAGATGCATCAACAAGGTGTGTTGATGGACTTTAGAGCACATGTAGAGCAAGCTTTAAAAACAGGAGAACTTGGTGATATTGAATATGAGGCATTGGAGTATCTGTCTACAAGTTATTTCAAAGAAAATATAGAATGGGCTTGTACTTTGTTAGGGCATTATTATAAAAATAAAGAGGAAAAGACAATTGCCGCCAAATATTACCTACAAGCTTACCGAACTGTTGTCGAAACAGACACTCCCAACCGAGAAAAAGCTTACCAATTAGATTATTGGATCTCAAAATTAAAGATGGGAGTCTCAATTACAGAAAAAAAGCATTCTTTAAGAAAGTTCTATATGTTTAATATTTTCTTGGTAGTAGTGCTTTTCTATGCAGGCGTACATTTAAACGAAGAAGAAAAAGCATTCTTAGCAGGCTTACGCCCCCAACAAGATTCTTATGATTGGGCAACGTCTTTTTATGCTATATTGGGACTTATATGCTCTTTATTTGCGACCTATGTAGGCGTTCGAACTTGGGCAACAATGCGCCGGATGGGAGTTGCTGTAGGCTTACTTTCGTTGCTTGGGTTTATTTATTCTATGGTTGTTTTGGTTTATGCAGATACCATGCGTATGGAAGATGTCCTAATGGTTTATGGTCCTTATATTGTGTTGGGAATGTGGCTGAATGCCTATGTAATGATGATGCGAGATCGTGATTTTTTGGAGGAGGAAGGCTAATTTTTTTTGAATAGTTACTTAACTCTTAACAAGTCGAATGAAAATACTTTACCGCATACAAGCTTTTTTAGGTTTTATACTGTATCTCATTGGCTTTAATTTGGAGCAAGAACAACAGCGATTGGTTGCTATTTTCTATGAAAATGGATATGATGCTGGACCTTATGGAAAACCTTCTATGTATTTTGCCATAGCGGCAGGAATATACTGTCTGTATTGCTTTTTGGTCGCCATTCGCACCGCCCAACGACTTCCTTTTATGGGACGCATTTGGAGTGTAGCAAGTCTCTGTTTAGGAATTTTCTCCGTTATCTTATTTTCAAGCCCTAGAGCGATTAGCTTGGAGGAGTGTTTCTGGGCTTGGACACTATACATTGCTCTAGGGTGGGGATGGACGGTTATTGTTTATCGTACTATTGATAACGCTCCTATTATGAAGCCGATTTATAAGGATGAAATCCTAGATGATTTATCAACCAGCTCAAACGAATAGAATGGAATTTGATAAAGAACAATTTATAAAAGATATTTATGCCATTACTCGACTAATTCCTAAAGGTAGAGTAACGAGTTATGGTGCTATTGCAACAGCCTTGGAGCAAAAACGCCGTGTTCGAATGGTGGGGTGGGCAATGCATGGATGTCCAGAGGATGTACCAGCGCATCGAGTCTTGAATCGAAACGGTGTTTTGACTGGTCGTACTGCTTTTGGAGGAAATTTGATGGCAGAATTGCTCCAAGCAGAAGGTATTGTTGTGAAAGATAATAAGGTGGTTGATTTTAAAACGCTCTTTTGGGACCCTCTAAAAGATATGGATTGTTGAGTAATAGACGATGTTTTGTTGGAGTAAGTGCCGCTAAAAAAGAAAGCGCATTTATGCAGTTTTTACTGAACGATTATTGAAAGATGGAAAAAAATAGTAAATTTCATTGTTTTGATCTTTTCGCAGCTGTAACCAAAAGGTCTATTGTATGTCTTCTCATTATTAAAAAATGCAATACTATACCACCCTCATTTTAGCAATTTTACTGTCTTCTTATGCTCCTTTTTTATACGCTCAAAACGACGTTATTGACCCCAACGATATTACCATTGTTAGAGATAA
It includes:
- a CDS encoding MGMT family protein, with product MEFDKEQFIKDIYAITRLIPKGRVTSYGAIATALEQKRRVRMVGWAMHGCPEDVPAHRVLNRNGVLTGRTAFGGNLMAELLQAEGIVVKDNKVVDFKTLFWDPLKDMDC